Below is a window of Paenibacillus polymyxa DNA.
GCCACTGGTGAGTGGGAGTAATATAGCCACTCGAAAGCACTTCCTGACCCCACCCTCACAACGTCATGAGAATGGGGTCAGGAAGACGAGTATCTATATTACTCTAAGTTACTATTTGGCGGGGGTGGGGGTGAGGGTAAAGATTAGAAGTGACAGGTGAGTAGAGTGGATGAGAAAGGGAGAATTGAGAGGAAGGAGAGATTAAAAGATAGGAGATAAAAGAGAAGAATTTAAATGATGAAAAGATAAAAGATTAAAACCAAAAACCAAGATCAAAAGCTAAAACCTAAAGACGTGTGAGAGAATGCGAGGAAGTAAATCTGTGGGTGTTGATCGAGGAGGTAGGTGGACATGCTAACGCATGTTTTTGAATACCATTGTATTTTTATGCATTGAGGACTTGATCGGAAAGTTGTTCTATGGTCTTTGTCTAGTGATAGCGAAAGTGAAAGATTGATAGAAAAGTTTGAGATGTTTCAGATGGGGGAAGTTCCCCCGGGTTAAGGTGGCCGGATTGAATAAACCGTATGCGGTATGAGCCTTTGTATTGTTGATTCTGTTGCATCTTCATTTACACTATTTGTTGTTTAGACGCAACGGGTTATTCTAGCTAGAAAAATGTGATAGTGTACAAGGGAGAGTGATTTTGAAAACGAAGTCGGGGGAGATTTTTTGATTACGAAATATAGTGATTTTAGAGAAGATGATTTTCTTATTTTGAGGTTTATTTTGAAGCATGGTATTGTCACAACCAGGCAAATTATGACGCATACAGATAGCATGTCACGTCATGCTGTTTATCGTAGATTGAGGAAACTCGAAAATGCACGGTTAATCTGGAGAAAGAAACTGGCTTCAAAACTGAACGTGTATTTTCCGCATCGAGACGCGCGGGATTATTTGAATTATCCTGTCACAGTATCGAATGATGCTTCTTTTTATACGGCGCAACATGACCTGATTATTAATGATCTAATTTTGTATTTGAGGTCGGCAGCGGCATCGGATTTTGAGTATAAGACAGAGCGTGAATATCGCTTTGAGCTGCTAAAGGGAATCGAGGATCGACAGGCCATCATCACACGAACGAACGAAACGAGGGATTCGATTCCGGATTTCATTTTGTATCCTCCAAACTTGGCCATCGCCGTTGAAGTGGAGCTGACTGTGAAAAAGGCTACCCGGCTTAGGAAAAAAATCGACTTAT
It encodes the following:
- a CDS encoding MarR family transcriptional regulator; the protein is MITKYSDFREDDFLILRFILKHGIVTTRQIMTHTDSMSRHAVYRRLRKLENARLIWRKKLASKLNVYFPHRDARDYLNYPVTVSNDASFYTAQHDLIINDLILYLRSAAASDFEYKTEREYRFELLKGIEDRQAIITRTNETRDSIPDFILYPPNLAIAVEVELTVKKATRLRKKIDLYANHLKNGEYTDVWYFVPDNSVGNAIKKAVDYVHKAWATSARTMNNTKGINVFQQIQIRALPSEVKGED